Proteins encoded within one genomic window of Jiangella mangrovi:
- a CDS encoding cupin domain-containing protein: protein MSEASVRLVRRGELSGNTAQTAGGLVRLSAVSTSMTGSSGLWMGIAELPAGHATEVHHHGDSETGVLVLDGVTRWWFGPGLTEHVVAEAGDFVYVPGGAIHVEENPALTEIARIVVARTSGEAIVVNLPDHPANARFR from the coding sequence ATGAGCGAGGCGAGCGTGCGGCTGGTCCGCCGCGGCGAGCTGTCCGGCAACACCGCCCAGACGGCGGGCGGGCTAGTCCGCCTGTCCGCCGTCTCGACGTCGATGACCGGGTCGTCCGGCCTCTGGATGGGGATCGCCGAGCTGCCCGCCGGCCACGCGACCGAGGTGCACCACCACGGCGACTCCGAGACCGGCGTCCTGGTGCTCGACGGCGTCACACGCTGGTGGTTCGGCCCCGGCCTGACGGAGCACGTCGTGGCCGAGGCCGGCGACTTCGTCTACGTACCGGGCGGGGCGATCCACGTCGAGGAGAACCCGGCGCTGACCGAGATCGCGCGGATCGTGGTCGCGCGCACCAGCGGCGAGGCGATCGTCGTCAACCTGCCCGACCATCCGGCGAACGCCCGGTTCCGCTGA
- a CDS encoding IS630 family transposase, whose translation MPSPVAPVVTLTDEERSQLLTWSRRPTSANALAVRSRIVLAAGDGLGNTAIAQKLGIAVSSARKWRSRFVADRLDGLLDEPRPGRPRTVGDEQVEAVITRTLETTPKDATHWSTRSLAAELGLSQSAVSRIWRAFGLQPHRQESWKLSKDPLFVDKVKDVVGLYLDPPERAVVLCVDEKSQIQALDRTAPILPMLPGTPQRATHDYKRYGTSSLYAALDLATGQVIGSLHARHRAIEFKKFLAKIDAEVPAELDVHVVLDNASTHKTPAVKRWLIEHPRFTLHFTPTSSSWLNLVERWFGELTTKKLQRGTHRSVRELNTDIRAWIDTWNDNPRPYVWTKTADQILESIARYCTRINDSGH comes from the coding sequence GTGCCGAGTCCGGTTGCCCCTGTTGTGACGTTGACTGATGAGGAGCGGTCGCAGCTGTTGACGTGGTCGCGGCGGCCGACGAGCGCGAATGCGTTGGCGGTGCGGTCGCGGATCGTGCTGGCCGCTGGTGACGGGCTGGGGAACACCGCGATCGCGCAGAAGCTCGGGATCGCGGTGTCGAGTGCGCGTAAGTGGCGCTCGCGGTTCGTCGCCGACCGACTCGATGGCCTGCTTGATGAACCGCGCCCTGGCCGGCCCCGCACGGTTGGTGACGAGCAGGTCGAGGCGGTGATCACCCGGACGCTGGAGACGACGCCGAAGGATGCGACGCACTGGTCGACTCGGTCGCTGGCGGCCGAGCTGGGCCTGTCGCAGTCCGCGGTCTCGCGGATCTGGCGGGCCTTCGGCCTGCAGCCGCACCGGCAGGAGTCGTGGAAGCTGTCCAAGGACCCGCTGTTCGTCGACAAGGTCAAAGACGTCGTGGGTCTCTACCTCGACCCGCCCGAGCGGGCCGTGGTGCTGTGCGTGGACGAGAAGTCCCAGATCCAGGCCCTGGACCGCACGGCCCCGATCCTGCCCATGCTCCCGGGCACCCCGCAGCGCGCCACCCATGACTACAAGCGCTACGGCACGTCCAGCCTCTACGCCGCCCTCGACCTCGCCACCGGCCAGGTCATCGGCTCGCTGCACGCCCGCCACCGAGCGATCGAGTTCAAGAAGTTCCTGGCCAAGATCGACGCCGAGGTGCCCGCGGAACTCGACGTGCACGTCGTGCTCGACAACGCCTCGACCCACAAGACACCGGCCGTGAAGCGATGGCTGATCGAACACCCCCGCTTCACGCTCCACTTCACCCCGACCAGCTCCTCATGGCTCAACCTGGTCGAACGCTGGTTCGGCGAGCTGACCACGAAGAAACTCCAACGCGGCACCCACCGGTCAGTCCGCGAACTCAACACCGACATCCGCGCCTGGATCGACACCTGGAACGACAACCCCAGGCCCTACGTGTGGACCAAGACCGCCGACCAGATCCTCGAATCCATCGCCAGATACTGCACGCGAATTAACGACTCAGGACACTAG
- a CDS encoding helix-turn-helix transcriptional regulator, translating to MSHTPARLLALLSLLQTPREWPGSELAHRLGVTPRTVRRDVDRLRDLGYPVEATLGAAGGYRLVAGAALPPLLLDDEEAVAIAVGLRAAAGSAVAGIEEASVRALGKLEQVLPSRLRHRVRTLGAATLPVGPDGAGPVVDPEVLTALAAAAATRERVRFRYTAGDATESGRLVEPLALVPSGRRWYLVAWNVDGSPGQTPPGREGPPTLRAGTDNRGRAGHAASRHDGDRDGWRTFRVDRITRVQPTGVRVREERALPAADAAAYVAGRRTDWGTPELHVVVTFEAPVSAVAGRLGDPPGQVVAVDEARCRLHARRDDSMDWLAARLVTLGHPFTVDGPDELVAAVRALAARAAAAVG from the coding sequence ATGAGCCATACACCGGCCCGGCTGCTCGCGCTGCTGTCTCTGTTGCAGACGCCGCGCGAATGGCCCGGCAGCGAGCTGGCGCACCGCCTCGGCGTCACCCCGCGCACCGTCCGCCGCGACGTCGACCGGCTGCGCGACCTCGGCTACCCGGTCGAGGCGACGCTGGGCGCGGCGGGCGGGTATCGCCTCGTGGCGGGCGCCGCGCTGCCGCCCCTGCTGCTCGACGACGAGGAGGCGGTGGCCATCGCGGTAGGCCTGCGGGCGGCCGCCGGGTCCGCCGTCGCGGGCATCGAGGAGGCGTCCGTGCGGGCGCTCGGCAAGCTCGAGCAGGTGCTGCCGTCGCGGCTGCGGCACCGGGTGCGGACGCTCGGCGCGGCGACCCTGCCGGTCGGGCCGGACGGTGCCGGGCCGGTGGTCGACCCGGAGGTGCTGACGGCGCTGGCGGCGGCCGCCGCGACCCGCGAGCGGGTGCGGTTCCGCTACACCGCAGGCGACGCGACGGAGTCCGGCCGGCTGGTCGAGCCGCTCGCGCTGGTCCCGTCGGGCCGCCGCTGGTACCTCGTCGCCTGGAACGTCGACGGTTCGCCTGGCCAGACCCCGCCCGGTCGGGAGGGTCCTCCCACCCTACGGGCGGGTACCGACAACCGTGGCCGCGCAGGTCACGCCGCCTCCCGGCACGACGGCGACCGCGACGGCTGGCGGACGTTCCGGGTGGACCGGATCACCCGGGTGCAGCCGACGGGGGTCCGGGTGCGCGAGGAGCGGGCGCTGCCGGCCGCCGACGCCGCGGCCTACGTCGCCGGGCGGCGGACCGACTGGGGCACGCCCGAGCTGCACGTCGTGGTGACGTTCGAGGCGCCCGTGAGCGCGGTGGCCGGCCGGCTCGGCGATCCGCCCGGTCAGGTCGTCGCCGTCGACGAGGCGCGCTGCCGGCTCCACGCCCGCCGCGACGACTCGATGGACTGGCTGGCCGCTCGCCTGGTCACGCTCGGCCACCCCTTCACCGTCGATGGGCCGGACGAACTGGTCGCCGCCGTGCGCGCCCTCGCCGCCCGCGCGGCCGCCGCGGTCGGCTAG
- a CDS encoding epoxide hydrolase family protein, with the protein MTPFTIDIPQSDLDDLRERLTRTRWTPQLPGDGWDRGVPADWLRDTAEYWRTGYDWRAREARLNEFPQFIEEIDGLGLHYLHVRSPEPDALPLILAHGWPNSFVEFARTIPLLAQTFHVVVPSVPGFGFSAAPRTTGFGIGAVVAMYGRLMERLGYDRYGTQGGDLGAYVAPELARLHPDRVVGVHIDGGFGFPTEDDVPGMTADERAEWDLMQQWMSGGVDHHALLRVAPQTFGHGWHDSPVALLAWHAQKFQEFSMSDQPLFDVIDRDLFLDNVSLYWFTKTAATSSWPMYEGLAGAADRPRFEWPKGQKAVPSGVYAGGSALMRRLAERDNTITHWPEGNPGRHHFVAMEEPAAHVADIRAFYAGLR; encoded by the coding sequence ATGACACCTTTCACCATCGACATCCCGCAGTCCGACCTCGACGACCTGCGCGAGCGGCTGACCCGCACGCGATGGACGCCGCAGCTGCCCGGCGACGGGTGGGACCGCGGTGTTCCCGCCGACTGGCTGCGCGACACCGCCGAGTACTGGCGAACCGGCTACGACTGGCGCGCCCGCGAGGCCCGGCTGAACGAGTTCCCGCAGTTCATCGAGGAGATCGACGGTCTCGGCCTGCACTACCTGCACGTCCGCTCGCCCGAGCCGGACGCGCTGCCGCTGATCCTCGCCCACGGCTGGCCGAACTCGTTCGTCGAGTTCGCGCGCACGATCCCTCTGCTCGCGCAGACCTTCCACGTGGTGGTGCCGTCGGTGCCCGGCTTCGGCTTCTCCGCGGCCCCGCGCACGACGGGGTTCGGCATCGGTGCGGTCGTGGCGATGTACGGGCGGCTGATGGAGCGGCTCGGCTACGACCGCTACGGCACGCAGGGCGGCGACCTCGGCGCGTACGTCGCGCCGGAGCTCGCCCGGCTGCACCCGGACCGTGTCGTCGGCGTGCACATCGACGGCGGCTTCGGCTTCCCGACCGAGGACGACGTACCCGGCATGACGGCGGACGAGCGGGCCGAGTGGGACCTGATGCAGCAGTGGATGTCCGGCGGCGTCGACCACCACGCGCTGCTCCGGGTCGCGCCGCAGACCTTCGGGCACGGCTGGCACGACTCGCCGGTGGCGCTGCTGGCCTGGCACGCACAGAAGTTCCAGGAGTTCTCGATGTCCGACCAGCCGCTGTTCGACGTCATCGACCGCGATCTGTTCCTCGACAACGTCAGCCTCTACTGGTTCACCAAGACCGCCGCGACGTCGTCGTGGCCGATGTACGAAGGGCTCGCCGGCGCCGCGGACCGACCGCGGTTCGAGTGGCCGAAGGGACAGAAGGCGGTGCCGTCGGGCGTCTACGCGGGCGGGTCGGCGCTGATGCGGCGGCTGGCCGAGCGGGACAACACGATCACGCACTGGCCCGAGGGCAATCCGGGCCGGCACCACTTCGTCGCCATGGAGGAGCCGGCCGCGCACGTCGCGGACATCCGGGCGTTCTACGCCGGGCTCCGGTGA
- a CDS encoding phosphatase PAP2 family protein: protein MRPNSPRPGGVVLGLLMFVAGALGTWASWRWFVDTAVGQRIDQVAFRGSGIGRSTLWSGAERVLDVVSVPFVVVVLGAVALIALLRQRWLLALQVIVLVGGANLTTQVLKHAVLDRPRLAEDTGPLGNSLPSGHTTVAASVAAALVLVVPRRARPAVAVVGAGYTALTGVSTMVGGWHRPSDVVAAVTVVLAWAGLTTVLTAISSPEKMPVPSVGSTPTAVVTGLFAVAAGVAGAMAASALLRTRDVLNTAGAVTERSDLATAYVGAALGVVAVTALAFAAILVAHQVASRPLSAQGKSAGRTTTARVSGTVS, encoded by the coding sequence ATGCGCCCCAACTCGCCCCGGCCCGGAGGTGTCGTCCTCGGCCTGCTCATGTTCGTGGCCGGCGCTCTCGGCACGTGGGCGAGCTGGCGGTGGTTCGTCGACACCGCCGTCGGGCAGCGCATCGACCAGGTGGCGTTCCGCGGGTCCGGCATCGGCCGGTCCACGCTCTGGTCCGGCGCGGAGCGGGTCCTCGACGTCGTCTCGGTCCCGTTCGTCGTCGTGGTGCTCGGCGCCGTCGCCCTGATCGCCCTGCTGCGCCAGCGCTGGCTGCTGGCGCTGCAGGTCATCGTCCTGGTCGGCGGTGCCAACCTGACGACCCAGGTGCTCAAGCACGCGGTCCTCGACCGGCCGCGGCTGGCCGAGGACACCGGGCCGCTGGGCAACTCGCTGCCCAGCGGGCACACGACGGTCGCGGCAAGCGTCGCGGCCGCACTGGTGCTGGTGGTGCCGCGACGGGCCCGGCCGGCGGTCGCCGTCGTCGGCGCCGGGTACACCGCCCTCACCGGCGTCTCGACCATGGTCGGCGGCTGGCACCGTCCGTCCGACGTCGTCGCCGCTGTCACGGTCGTGCTCGCGTGGGCCGGGCTGACGACCGTCCTCACCGCCATCAGCAGCCCCGAGAAGATGCCGGTGCCGTCCGTCGGCAGCACCCCGACGGCGGTCGTCACCGGCCTGTTCGCGGTCGCGGCGGGCGTGGCGGGTGCCATGGCCGCGTCGGCGCTGCTGCGCACCCGCGACGTCCTGAACACCGCCGGAGCGGTGACGGAACGGTCCGACCTGGCGACGGCGTACGTCGGTGCGGCGCTCGGGGTGGTGGCCGTCACGGCGCTCGCCTTCGCGGCGATCCTGGTCGCACACCAGGTCGCCAGCCGGCCGCTGTCCGCTCAGGGGAAATCGGCGGGCCGGACCACCACGGCCCGGGTTTCCGGTACGGTGTCCTAG
- a CDS encoding RNA polymerase sigma-70 factor translates to MTVVDPFQRHRGLLFTVAYELLGSVADAEDVVQDTWLRWSADDRDDVLEPKAYLVRIATRLALNRLRTLRTRRETYVGPWLPEPLLTGPDAARPVEVAEDVSMAMLVVLETLTPIERAVFVLREVFGFPYAEIATSLERSEASVRQVAHRAREHVQARRPRFDTDPGQRAEVTERFLRACFEGDLTALLEVLAPDVVMTNDGGGKARAALRPVVGADRVARFILGIRDRGELTGFRFEAVELNGQLGFVGWLGDQVAVAAIVETADGRVTRLLSFQNPDRHSGLGRADR, encoded by the coding sequence ATGACGGTGGTCGATCCCTTCCAGCGTCACCGCGGCCTGCTGTTCACCGTCGCCTACGAGCTGCTGGGCAGCGTCGCCGACGCCGAGGACGTCGTGCAGGACACCTGGCTGCGCTGGTCCGCCGACGACCGCGACGACGTGCTCGAGCCCAAGGCGTATCTCGTGCGCATCGCGACGCGGCTGGCGCTGAACCGGCTGCGGACCCTGCGCACCCGCCGCGAGACCTACGTCGGGCCGTGGCTGCCGGAGCCCCTGCTGACCGGGCCTGACGCCGCCCGCCCGGTCGAGGTGGCCGAGGACGTCTCGATGGCGATGCTCGTCGTGCTCGAGACGCTCACGCCCATCGAGCGGGCGGTGTTCGTGCTGCGCGAGGTGTTCGGCTTCCCGTACGCGGAGATCGCCACCTCACTGGAGCGCAGCGAGGCGTCGGTGCGGCAGGTCGCGCACCGGGCCCGCGAGCACGTGCAGGCGCGGCGGCCGCGGTTCGACACCGACCCGGGCCAGCGGGCCGAGGTCACCGAGCGGTTCCTGCGGGCCTGCTTCGAGGGCGACCTGACGGCCCTGCTCGAGGTGCTGGCGCCGGACGTCGTCATGACGAACGACGGCGGCGGCAAGGCGCGCGCGGCGCTGCGGCCGGTGGTGGGCGCCGACCGCGTGGCGCGGTTCATCCTGGGCATCCGCGACCGGGGCGAGCTGACCGGCTTCCGCTTCGAGGCGGTGGAGCTCAACGGCCAGCTGGGGTTCGTCGGCTGGCTGGGCGACCAGGTGGCCGTGGCGGCGATCGTCGAGACCGCGGACGGCCGGGTCACCCGGCTGTTGTCGTTCCAGAACCCGGACCGGCACAGTGGCCTGGGGCGGGCGGATCGATGA
- a CDS encoding carboxymuconolactone decarboxylase family protein, whose protein sequence is MARISLDPKPTLGYRLVRLFLRRRYGVMLDPITAAAHQPRVMRTLSLLEAGAEKWRVLDRDLRALAILATSARTGCAWCMDFGYWENHHAGVDPAKLREVTRWRDSDLYTALERRVMVYAEAMTATPPEVTDAMVAQLRTDLSEAELVELTATVALENLRNRTNAALGLTGQGFKDRCEVPAP, encoded by the coding sequence ATGGCACGCATCTCCCTCGATCCGAAGCCCACGCTCGGCTATCGCCTGGTCCGGCTGTTCCTGCGCCGGCGCTACGGCGTCATGCTCGACCCGATCACGGCCGCGGCGCACCAGCCGCGGGTCATGCGGACCCTGAGCCTGCTCGAGGCCGGCGCCGAGAAGTGGCGGGTCCTCGACCGCGACCTCAGGGCGCTGGCGATCCTGGCGACGTCGGCGCGGACCGGCTGTGCGTGGTGCATGGACTTCGGCTACTGGGAGAACCACCACGCCGGTGTCGACCCGGCCAAGCTGCGCGAGGTGACCCGCTGGCGCGACAGCGATCTCTACACTGCGCTGGAACGCCGGGTGATGGTCTACGCCGAGGCCATGACGGCCACGCCACCGGAGGTGACCGACGCGATGGTGGCGCAGTTGAGGACGGACCTCAGCGAGGCCGAGCTGGTCGAGCTGACGGCGACGGTCGCGCTCGAGAACCTGCGCAACCGCACCAATGCCGCGCTGGGGCTGACCGGCCAGGGCTTCAAGGACCGCTGCGAGGTGCCGGCGCCATGA
- a CDS encoding DUF1990 family protein, with amino-acid sequence MSFTYPEVGATRDGGPLPAGYHHGRVRERIGHGRAAFEAAVEGVVTFEVHRAFGLRVESSQPRAAAGVRVTSTLALGPLRLLHAPCEVVWALDEPARGGYAYGTLPGHPASGEEAFLAELDDHDDVWFTVTAFSRASAWYARLGGPLTRAAQDRALHRYVTVARRIAARASQA; translated from the coding sequence ATGTCCTTCACCTATCCCGAGGTCGGCGCCACCCGCGACGGCGGGCCGCTGCCGGCCGGCTACCACCACGGCCGCGTCCGCGAGCGCATCGGCCACGGCCGGGCCGCCTTCGAGGCCGCCGTCGAGGGCGTCGTCACCTTCGAGGTGCACCGCGCGTTCGGCCTGCGGGTCGAGTCGTCCCAGCCGCGCGCCGCAGCCGGGGTGCGGGTCACCAGCACGCTGGCGCTCGGCCCGCTCCGACTGCTGCACGCGCCGTGCGAGGTGGTCTGGGCACTGGACGAGCCGGCCCGCGGCGGCTACGCCTATGGGACGCTGCCGGGCCATCCGGCCTCCGGCGAGGAGGCCTTCCTCGCCGAACTGGACGACCACGACGACGTCTGGTTCACGGTGACGGCGTTCAGCCGGGCCTCCGCCTGGTACGCCAGGCTCGGCGGGCCGCTCACCCGCGCCGCCCAGGACCGTGCCCTGCACCGCTACGTGACGGTGGCACGCCGCATCGCCGCCCGCGCGTCACAGGCCTGA
- a CDS encoding Uma2 family endonuclease — protein sequence MTTMLEQRRASDAWTVDDLDQFPENDGNRYELVDGVLVVSPSPRPKHQWISTELFRALDRACPADLKVFYAPLDWQPNQRNSLQPDLLVVARDDVRDGPLTRPLRLAVEILSPSSRLYDTKVKFAKYAEGGVTSYWIVDPDGGPSIVAYELRDGDYVETARGSGDDEVHLELPYPVTVRPSTLLA from the coding sequence ATGACAACCATGCTGGAGCAGCGCCGTGCAAGTGACGCTTGGACCGTGGACGACCTCGACCAGTTCCCCGAGAACGACGGCAATCGCTACGAGCTCGTCGACGGCGTACTCGTCGTGAGCCCGTCTCCCCGGCCGAAGCACCAGTGGATCAGCACCGAGCTCTTCCGAGCGCTCGACCGAGCGTGTCCGGCCGACCTGAAAGTGTTCTACGCGCCGCTGGACTGGCAGCCGAATCAGCGGAACTCGCTGCAACCGGACCTCCTGGTGGTGGCCAGGGACGACGTCCGCGATGGGCCGCTCACCAGGCCGCTGCGGCTGGCGGTGGAGATCCTGTCGCCGAGCAGCCGGCTCTACGACACCAAGGTCAAGTTCGCGAAGTACGCCGAGGGAGGCGTCACGTCGTACTGGATCGTCGACCCCGACGGCGGACCGTCGATCGTCGCCTACGAGCTGCGCGACGGTGACTATGTGGAGACCGCCCGGGGCAGCGGCGACGACGAGGTCCACCTCGAGCTGCCGTACCCGGTGACCGTCCGGCCGTCGACCCTGCTCGCGTGA
- a CDS encoding acVLRF1 family peptidyl-tRNA hydrolase codes for MPERVLTVSPERLDGWLAGFAQRHGATTHRAGPDVVVVEAADGAVASCAVPFPPLENDDTEQPYDGLIAHATRERRIAVLLVRRGGYAAGVFAGTRLVASKVGSRHVQGRTAAGGQSQQRFARRREKQTREAFEAAADVAARVLLPHVAGLDAVVTGGDRAAVDHVLADRRLTALATLRDRTRNAPHLAVPDPKLAVLEATPATFRAVRITLSEPDVAP; via the coding sequence ATGCCCGAACGCGTCCTCACCGTCTCGCCCGAGCGCCTCGACGGCTGGCTGGCCGGCTTCGCCCAGCGCCACGGCGCCACCACGCACCGGGCCGGGCCTGACGTCGTCGTCGTCGAGGCCGCGGACGGAGCGGTCGCGAGCTGCGCCGTCCCGTTCCCGCCGCTCGAGAACGACGACACCGAACAGCCCTACGACGGCCTGATCGCGCACGCGACCCGTGAGCGCCGCATCGCCGTCCTGCTGGTCCGCCGCGGCGGCTACGCGGCCGGCGTCTTCGCCGGGACGCGGCTCGTGGCGTCGAAGGTCGGCTCGCGGCACGTCCAGGGCCGCACGGCCGCCGGCGGCCAGTCGCAGCAGCGGTTCGCCCGGCGGCGCGAGAAGCAGACCCGCGAGGCGTTCGAGGCCGCCGCCGACGTCGCGGCACGTGTGCTGCTGCCCCACGTGGCCGGGCTCGACGCCGTCGTCACCGGAGGCGACCGTGCCGCTGTCGACCACGTGCTCGCGGACCGCCGGTTGACGGCGCTGGCGACGCTCCGCGACCGCACGCGGAACGCGCCGCACCTGGCCGTCCCGGATCCGAAGCTGGCCGTCCTGGAGGCGACTCCGGCGACATTCCGGGCGGTCCGGATCACCCTGTCCGAACCGGACGTCGCACCGTGA
- a CDS encoding superoxide dismutase, whose product MAAYSLPDLPYDYGALEPHIAGQIMELHHSKHHQTYVSGTNTALEQLEEARATNKLDTVNQLQKNLAFNLAGHVNHTVFWNNMSPEGGDKPDGELGAAVDEFFGSFDGFRAHYTAAALGIQGSGWSILAWESIGQRLVIEQLYDHQGNLAAGTVPLLMLDMWEHAFYLQYKNVKPDYVAAFWNIVNWPDVATRFEAARTKTTGLITP is encoded by the coding sequence ATGGCCGCCTATTCTCTGCCGGATCTCCCTTACGACTACGGTGCGCTCGAGCCGCACATCGCCGGTCAGATCATGGAGCTCCACCACTCCAAGCACCACCAGACGTACGTCAGCGGCACCAACACCGCGCTCGAGCAGCTCGAGGAGGCGCGCGCCACCAACAAGCTCGACACGGTCAACCAGCTGCAGAAGAACCTGGCCTTCAACCTCGCGGGCCACGTCAACCACACCGTCTTCTGGAACAACATGTCGCCCGAGGGCGGCGACAAGCCCGACGGTGAGCTGGGCGCCGCGGTCGACGAGTTCTTCGGCTCCTTCGACGGCTTCCGCGCGCACTACACCGCGGCCGCGCTGGGCATCCAGGGCTCGGGCTGGTCCATCCTGGCGTGGGAGAGCATCGGCCAGCGCCTGGTCATCGAGCAGCTCTACGACCACCAGGGCAACCTGGCGGCCGGCACCGTCCCGCTGCTCATGCTCGACATGTGGGAGCACGCCTTCTACCTGCAGTACAAGAACGTCAAGCCCGACTACGTGGCGGCGTTCTGGAACATCGTCAACTGGCCCGACGTCGCCACGCGCTTCGAGGCGGCCCGGACGAAGACCACGGGGCTCATCACGCCCTGA